GAAAAGAACTGCAGGTTGAACAGATTGCGCAGCCCGGACGTTACTTTGGCTTTGGAAAAAATATCACCGGTTTCAATCGGCAACTCGCGGCGGATAACGTGCTCCTTCGTCTTTGTGTTTCCCTTGATGATGATATTTTCAATATGACTGCGCGGCCGCTCGATAATGACAAAACGGACGGAAATCTGCTTTGCGTCGGCATCTTTGCTCATTTCGGGATTGAAATAATTGGACGTATACCCGTTTTCGTAGTACAAATCGGTAACGGCGTACATACCTTCCTGAAATTTCGTCTGATTGAACACCGCACCGTCCTGCAGTTTTACAAGCGCGCGGAGCGTTTCAGAAGAAAAAATGACGTTTCCGGTAAACGTAACGCCGCCGAACGTATACTGCGTTCCTTCCTGAATGACGAAACGGATATCGAGTTCGTCGCTGTTGTTCTCTTCGTTATACGTCGTCGTCCTGACGACGTCGAGAATAGCGGCGTCCGCATATCCGCGGTTGTTGTAATACGTCAGAATGGCGTTTTTGTCAATCTCGAGCTGGCTTTCCTGAAAAGCGCCCTTGTTGAACAGGCCGGCTTCCTTCATGCCCAGCAGACCTTTCAGCGTTTTTGCCGCGACCACTTGGTTCCCCATAAAGGAAATACTTTTGACGACGGTGGAACGGCCTTCGTTTACGTTGAAAACGATTTCCACGCCCGAATCGGTCTCGTTCGCTTCGGAAGAAACCCGTATGTTCGTGTATCCTTTTTTAAGATAGACGTCGCGTACGGCCCGTTCGTCGAGCAGCACTTTGCTCGACACGTAAATGTCTTTTTCCTTGACGGACACCGCCTCTTTCAATTCCGAAGAACGCACCTGCTTATTGCCGGAAAAAGATATTTTACTGATAAACGGCCGTTCGGTAACGGTAAATTTGATAACGACCGTATCGCCTTTGGCGTCGCCGGGCAGCGCGACCGGTGAAATGTCTTCAAACAGGTCGAGCGCGTATACTTTATTCAGCAAATCGCCGTACAGCGCGTCGGTAAAACCCTTTCCGATAAACGGAGTCGTTACTCCGGAAAGTTCGAGGTTCGTCACGTGCGTCAAACCTTCAAAATCTATTGAACGGATTTTTTTATTGTAATACCAGGCGTCCGTCGTCTGGGCGGACAGCCCGGCGGAAATCAGCACTGAAACGATAAAACCCAATAACGCGATTCGGGAACGGCGGTTATTACGCATACATACTCCTACCTAAAAAACGAACTTCCACGACAAACTGATCGACGTTGCCGGTACCCACAAATGCTGCGTCGTACCGATTTCCGGCGCGATGCTCCACCGTATCGTTGCAAACGGAGAATCCATTTCCAAACCGATTTCAGGCTGGAACACCAATCCGGAGGTCGTATTGCCGCCAGAGGTCCTCGATTCGTCGTACGTAAAATGAAGCAGCGCATCGGCATAAATCGAACTGCCGAAATATTTACCTATATAAACAGTCGTATTGTCGAATAAGTTACCGATCGTTTGAACTTTTCCGTCGGAACCGACATTCAACCATTGTTTTAAAATTTTCTGCACGCCCATCGTACGTATAGAAAATATATCAAAATTCAGCAAATCACGCAATGCGTTTTCAACCTTGCTGAGCGCAAATATCTGAAAACCGTAATCGACGCCGGTAAGCAGCGCGTCCCAGCCGCTGCGGATGTCGCCGGTAAACGCCTGGCCGAGCATCGACATCAGTTCCAATTCGGATTTGGGCGGAGACGACGAATACGTCGGATTGAATTCGCTGAGCCGCTGATTTTCCGCACTCAAAATGATGCGGACGGGTTCGCCTTCCGCGTCCCGTTCGCGAATCTCCGCACGGACGGTAAGCCGCGGATCAAACGAACCGTTCATTTCGTTAAACACGATGCGGCCTTCGCGCAGATAGAAATTCCTGCTCAAATAGAGAATTTCACCGCCGCGCAGCACGACGTCTCCCTTGAACACGAAATCGGACGCAGCCGAATCGTATTGGAACAGCAGATCCGTATTCGGTTCCACCAAACCGCGCAGCAGCGGACTGAACACGATTTGTACGCGCTGCCCGGTCGTAACGTTGAAATCGAGATTCACGTCGAACGTCGACGGTTCGGCGCCGCTTTTGGACGCCAGCGTGTCGGTCGAAATCGCAACTTCAACGTTATCGGCAAAAAACGAACCGGAAACCGTCGCCGAGTCGAGCGTTACGTAAATGGAAAGATCGCACGTGGACATACCGACGACGTTCACCGGCGGCGCGGAAATATTTGCCGGAATCATCACGTTCTGCGGCGTTTTGATGCCGAGCGAAAGATGATCGAGCCGCCAGCGATCGAGCACCAGACTCAAATCGAGCACGACGCTGCCGTTTTTCACTTTGAACGCAGTGTTGTCGATGCGCAGTTCGTTGTCGACGATCGCAATGCGCACGTCGGCAGCCGTTATGTGTTCCGTAACGAAATCGGGACAATTGAGATCCATGTTTTTTACTCTGAATACGCCGCTGAACTCCGGATCCGCAACAAAACCGCCGACGTGCGCGTTTCCGCTCAAAGCGCCGCCGTACAGCGTGATAAACGGAAACGAAACCAGATTCCGGAAAGAAGCCAAATCCGCGCTCATGTTCCGCAAATCGACGTCCAGATTCGTTTCCCGAATGGTGCCGGAAACCGTCCCGTGCAGCGGAAACCGGCCGTCGAGCGTCAGCAGAACGGCGCCGCCGTCGGACAGCGAACCGTTTATGCCCAAATCGCCGGACGAGTAAATGTCGAACCGTCCCGGAGAACGCAGCAGACTGAGTTTGACCGTTTCGGGCGTTTCAAAAACGGAACCGCCGAGTTCCGCTTCCAGTTCGACGGCGAAAACGTCAGGGACCCCCGCATTCAGCGCGGAAAGAATGCCGGCGCTCTTTTCCGCCGAGTCGCCGCCGGAAAGCGTTATTTTGAACGGAGCGGCCACCGTATACACGGTGGCAAGCGCGCCGTCGTAGCGCGCCGTGAGCGAACCGGCAAAAGAGGCGACATCGAAATCGGCCGCGATGTCCGAAACGTGATGCCGCCCGTACGAAACGTTCGCCGAATCGATGAAAAACGTTCCGTCGTCAAGCCGCGCGCCGCCGCTGAAAACGACGGGAACGCCGCCGACCGATACGGAAGACGTATCGACTTGCACGGAAACGAACGGATTTTCAAGCGATCCCATCGCGACGATCGTACCGCTGCACACGTCGGCCGCACTTTGCAGTTTGCGCACGCGCGCCATCGGAAATGAGGAAACCGAAATCTGACTCGAAAAATAAAAATCGGACAACACGGACGCGGCGGAAAACGGTTTATGCTCGGGATTGGACAGCGTCGCGTTCACCGAGTACGCTTCGCTGGAAAGCGGATTTGACAGTGCAATATCGAGCGAAGCCGAATCGAGTCCCGATTCGGACAAATTCCACATGATACCGCCCGATCCTTCCAAAAGGGACACGGTGTCCGAATAGCCGAGCGAATTCAGCATAAAGCCGAACCGGTTGATCTGGCCGCTCAAACTGACGTGAGGCGCAAAGCCCAAACGGTTCGTCGCTTCGGTAAGCTCGAAACGGTTCACGTCGACGGTGAACGAATCCATATACGGAAAATTGATCGCCGTATCGAGCGACACGGACAGTACCGATTTTCCCAGCGCGAGCGGCAGATTATCCATTTTCAGCGAACCGGACACGCCGCGGTTCTGAACCGAAGACCCGAACGTGAACGCCGCGTCCAATCCGTAATCGCCCGTAACGCCGATCCAGGATCCGGGAACGAACGAACCGGACAGCGAATACGGAATCGAGTTTACCGCCAAATCCGCCGTAAAGAACATATCGTAAAAATCGTCCGCTATATCCGCATCAAACGAAGCCTGCACGGACTGCCCCGCGTACAGCAAATCGAATTTTGAAACGTGCACGCTCGACTCGTTTCCGGTTACCGAAAACACCAAAAATTCCTGATCGCGCACCGTGTTCGCTATAATCGAATACGGCACGTTGTACGTTACCGTCGAAAAATCGGTCGCTACGTAAAACTCGTTCGTCAGAACGTACGGCGAAAGGAAAGCGGCGGCGGAACGCAGCGAGTCCTGCGTCTGCCGGTTCATGAAAAACGCACCGGCAGTTATCGCCGTATCAAGAAAAAAATTGCTGATACTGATACGGGACTGCACGTACGGCGTTTCTCCGCCGATAAAACTGCCGTCGAGCGTCAGAACTCCGGGCGCTTCAAAATCTGCGTGCGAATAGTCCGATACTTCAAATGAAAAATCGGCGGACTTCGTTTTCGGATCGGGAATAACGGTCAGCTGCAAAGCGGTAAAACTGCGGTCGTCCAGATACAGCTGCGGAACGAAGCACATGAAACCGCGTTCGAGCGGATCGATATACAATTCCGCGCTCACCGTTCCGCCGTTCGGCAACACGTAATGATCCAGAAACGCGGTGCCGCTCGGCTGCAGCGTGGGAATATGGAACGAACCCTCCATCGAAAATTCGGCCGACCGCGACGTTACCCGGACGGAACGGAGCGCGACGTCCGTTTTGTCTCCCGAAACTTCGTACGCAACCGTCATATCACCCGGTACGAGGCGTGCGCTCAGTCGCGTGTGTCCCGCCGCCCGATACTGAAAGGAACGGCTGTCGCCCGAATATGAAAACTCGTACAATCCCGAAATCAGGGATCCCCGTATCCGATTGACAATCGGCGGCGCGCTTTTTACGCCTATCCAGGTGAACGGATCGAAATTATCCGTTTCGACGCGGACGGCAAAATCTCCGGTATCAGGCGTAATTTCCATGTTTACAAAAAACGGCAGCGCGTTCTGCATCGAGGCCAGCTTAACCGAACCGTCTTTATACTCCGCGAACAATCCCGTTCGCGCCAAACTGTAACTGCCGCTGTTGAGCGAAAGCACTTTTATTTTGGCGGAACTGCCGTCGAGATCGGGCGTAACGGCCGCGTCGAACTGAAACGACGCGGACACCGGCCCCAGAGCGGAAGCGACTTTCGCCGGCAGCTTTGCAAGCAGCGCGGCGGAAAGCACCGCCGACGCCTTCGCGTTCACCGAAACGGACAGCAGACTGCCCTGCTGCATACTTTTGATGTCGGCGGATTTAAACACGACGCGGGCGTCAACCGACGCATCGCTGTAATGCAGAGAAATATTTTTGACTTCTATATCGAACGGAATCGACAGATTGAAGGCTCCTGATACGACCGGCGACTGCTGCGTTTCCGTTTCCGTCCGCGACGAAACGAGCGCCAGCAGTTTTTCGATGATCCGGTAATTTATCATCGCGTCGTATTCGAGGGCGATTCCGTTGACCGTCAGTTTGGTAAACGCCGTGTCGAAACGGCCGCGCAGCAGAGCTCCTATTTTATACGACAGCACCGCCCGGTCGATTTCGAGAACCGGAACACCGGTTTCCGCATCATAAAACGCTACACCTTTTATTTTGAACGCCGATAAAATAGATGGAGAAATCGAAGCATACGACAAACGCAGCCCCGTTTTTTCTTCCAGCAGACGAAGCGCGGTCGTACGGTAGTCGGTCAGCTGCCGCTCGAACGCGACGCACAGCGGACGAACCAGTATCAATGCGGTAAACAACAGCGCGATAAAGAGAACGCTCGAGATACTGATTTTGACGATCTGCGACTTCATATGTTTCTTTCTACTATAGTAAATTTTCGGAAAAAAGGGTAGGTCATCCGCATGGTATTACATAATTTTATCGTATTTGAAGGCATCGACGGCTCGGGTACCTCTACCCAAATTGCGCTGCTCAAAAACAAACTGCCGAATCCCGGCACCCTGTTCACAGCCGAACCGACGTCCCTCGCCACCGGCAGATTTCTGCGTACCCTTTTGCGCGGAGACGAACGGCTGACGCCGGGCACGATGGCGTACCTGTTCGCAGCCGATCGCTACGAACACGTGCACGCGCAGGACGGCATACTGCAAACCTGCGCGGACGGCGGAATCGTCGTCTCCGATCGTTATTTCTTTTCCAGTCTGGCATACCAGTCGGCTGAATGCGGCAGGGAGCTGCCGGCAAAGCTGAACGAATCGTTTCCCTTACCCGAATACCTGTTTTATTTTGATATCGAACCGTCCGTTTCTTTAAACCGAATTACCGGCCGCAGCGTTACCGAAATTTACGAAAAACGGGAATTTCTTGAAAAAACGGCGGCCGAATACGAGCGCATCATCGGCGAATATGAAAAAACGGCAGTCGGGACGGGCATGAAAATTACCAGACTCGACGCCTCCGAATCCGTCGCGGAAGTCTCCGAAAATATCTGGAGCATTCTGCGGAACATGCCGATATTAAATACGTGAAAAAGTTTCCGTACTTTCGCTTTCAGCAACGAACACCGCCGGCAGGTGTTTTTTCCGCACGCCGCACGCTGACCGCACGGTTTACCGCGCTTGTACTCGCGTGCTGTTTTTGCGTGCAGCCGGCGTTTCCGTACTTCGTAACCTATAAGGAACAATACTACAATCTGTTCCACGTCCATTATCAGCAATATCCCGACGACGTACTGGAAAACATTTATTGGCTTGAAAAAGCCGCGGCGGCCGATTTCTGCAATCCGCAGTACGCGCTTGCAAAAATAACCGACGAGCGCGACTGGGAAAAATACCGCTATCTGTTTATGATGCATATAAATTTGAAACTGATCGAACAGCACATGCGGCTCGGGCGCACCTGGGATAAACAAGTCGCCTATTTTTACGACGCGCCTTGGAAAGAAGAATATCTGCGCGACCTTGAAAAGGCCGAAAGCGCGTACCGCGCCGGATTGTATTACTGGAAAGAAGCTTCGGTATGGGCCGAAAAAGCCGACGCAGGCAGCTTCCGTTTTCTGTATCTTACCGACGTTCAGAATTGGGAAGACGAACGGGAGCGCATCGCAGCCGGAAAACTCGATTATGAAAAGATTCTCAACCGGGAACTGGCGCGACTCGCAAAAGTAAAAGAAACCTTCCTTGCAATGGACGACAAAACGTATTAAAATGTCCGCATGACACAAGACACATTTTCAATAACGTATACCGCCGTTCATCCGGGAACGGATAAAACCGACATAGTATTCTGCGGCGACACCGATTCGCACGCGTTCGCCGATGCGTACGCACCGGGAAAATCGGCGGAACCGCGCCTGTTCGTTACCGACGAGACGGTCGCGTCCCTGCCGCTGCTCAAGGATTTTACCGCCGCCTTCACACAGGAACCGCCGCGCGCGGGAAAGACATATCTGAGCGGAAACGACGCGCTTCTGGTACTCGGCGCGGGAGAACCGTATAAAACGATTGAAAGCGTGCTCGCCATTATCCGGGCGGCGCTTGAAAACAACCTCCAGCGGTCGAGCGTTTTTACCGGAATAGGCGGCGGCGTCGTGTGCGACATGACCGCGTTCGCCGCTTCCCTTTTCAAGCGGGGCGCCCGGCTCGAACTGGTGCCGACCACGCTGCTCGCAATGGTCGACGCGGCCGTCGGCGGCAAAACGGGCTGCGATTTTGAAGCGTACAAAAACATGATAGGAACGTTCTACCCCGCAGCCCGGCTGCGCATGTACAGCGAATTCATACCGTTACTGCCGGAAAGCGAATACCGTTCGGGACTCGCAGAAACCGTTAAAACGGGCTTGCTCTACGCGCCGAAACTGTTCGATATTCTTGAACGGCAAAAAGACGCCGTCATGAGACGGGACACGGACGTTGTCCGCCAGCTGATAAAACGGTGCGTAATTGCGAAAGCGAATATCGTTGAAAAAGATTTGACGGAAACGGGACTGCGGATGCAGCTCAACTTCGGCCATACGTTCGCTCACGCGCTCGAAACGTGCGCGGGTCTCGGAACGGTCAGCCACGGAGACGCCGTCGGCTGGGGAATGGCGCGCGCACTCGATTTGTCGCACAGACTCGGCCTGTGCAGTGCCGAATACCGCGACGAAGTCTGCGCGGTGCTCGCTTCTTACGGCTGGGAAACGGCTCCGGTACATTCGGCACTTTCCGGCTCCGGGCGGACGGCGGCGCAAACGGCTGCGGCGCTGATCGAAGCGATGAAAAAAGACAAAAAGAACACGCCGGGCGCCATCCGCTGCATTTTGCAGCGCGACATGAACAGTACCGTCGTCCAAGAAGCGGCGGAAGCCGATATTGCCGCCGTACTCGGCGCGTAGCGGTTGGAGCGAATCATGCAAAACGTATCGGGATATTTCGACTGGGCGGCGACCGCACCGGCCGATGAAGACATCATACGGGAAGCGACGGAGCTGTCCCTTACCTATTTTGCGAACCCGTCGAGCGTGCACCGCGCGGGCATTGAAGCCAAAAAAAAACTGACCGAAGCGCGCGAACGGGCGGCCGCCGTACTCGGCGTACGGCCGGACACCGTGTTTTTTACTTCCGGCGGAACCGAAGCCGACCACATTCCGCTGCTCGCGCTGCTGCAGCGGCCGTCGCCGGCGACGGTGCTGATCAGTGAAATTGAACATCCGGCGATCCGCGAACAGGCGCAGATGCTCGCACGCTGCGGCTGGAACATACGGACGGTCAAACCGGACAATCGGGGAATCGTCACGGCGCAAGCCGTCGCCGGCGCGCTCACCGACGACACGGTGCTCGTCTGCATCATGGCAGTGAACAACGAAACCGGCGCGGTGCAGCCGGTGTACCGGATCGCAGACGTCCTGGCCGCGCGGGCCGCGGAAACCGGAAAGCGCCGCGCGAAACTGCACGTCGACTGCGTGCAGGCTGCGGGCAAGATACCGTTCAACGTTTCATATAAGGGAATCGACAGCGCGGCGTTCAGCGCCCATAAAATAGGCGGCCCGCGCGGTATCGGCGCATTGTACCTCGCACAGCGCCTGGAACCGTTTCTGCGCGGAGGCGGACAGGAACAGGGCATCCGCAGCGGTACGGAAAATCTTGCCGGCGCCTGGGCACTTTCACGATGCATGGAACGGTATTATCTGTGCGAACCGGGAACTTCCGGCGCCAAACGGCCGGAAAACGCCGCCGCGCTTGAACGCTACGATGCGCAGTGCGAATATACGAGCGCGTTCGTAACGGCGCTGTCGGCAATACCCGGCTGCTCGATCGTTCCGGAATGCAGGGAACGGAAACCGGCCGGCGGTACGGAAAACGACGGCTGCTATTCGCCTTGGGTCGTACAGGCAAGCTTTAAAAACGTCCCCGGTGAGGTTATGGTGCGGGCGCTTGCGGAAAAGGATTTTTACATTTCAACGGGTTCCGCCTGTTCGGCCCGAAAAATGAGCCGCCCGATTCTTGAAGCGATGGGCGTGCCCAAGGCACAGGCAGCGAACGCCGTCAGATTTTCGTTCGGTACCCGCACGCGGCAAGCGGACATGGACGCGCTCGTCGACGCGGCAGCGGAAATCGCACGCCGTTTTGCAAAATAGAGGAACGCGCCGTAAGCGATTACGCTGCTGTCGAACGGAACCGATTTGCGGAACGCGCCGTTTTGCAAAATAGAGGAACGCGCCGATCCGCTTATTTTTTTTTGCTGAACACGCGGTAATTCATCCACGGAAACAGCGGATGTTCCTGTTCCATAGACGTGAGCCATTCGGTGCTGATGGTGTTCGCCCCCAGCGAATCGTAGACCGTCGTAAACGCGAGCACGTTTTTCTTAACTTGTTCCTGCGCGTACTCGGAAAACAACCGGTCGTGCAGCATGGAAGGCCAATCGCCCGACTGCGCCAGCAGAACTTCTTTCGCGGCAAGATTGAGCGCGCGGGCTTTCAGTCCCGTGTCGTCGGGAAACCGGTCCGCAAGATACATCATGCGTTCGCACGCTTTTCGCGAATACTGCAGAATCCAGCCGTTCGAGCTGTCGAGCATATTTTCACCGTAACCGGTTCCGGTCGCGGCCGACATGAACGGTTTCAATTTTTGTAAGTCGAACCGATTCGTAAGCAGATCCGCGTACGACCCGATGCGGACGTCCGACTGCGACGCGGCGATGCGGAACACCTGTTCAAGCCACGAAACGCCTTCAGCCCAACTTTGTCCCAAAATTTTCGCATCAAACGCGCAGACAAGGCTGACATCATGTCCCGGAAGCAGCTTTTCCGCCGCGGCGAGTTTTCCGATTTTTCCGGCAAAAAACGACTTCGCATCCGACGCGGCCTGTTTTGCCGCGGCTTCACAATCATACCAGCAGCCGCCGGCCGATTCGTTTCGGTTCCAATACGCGTATCCGGAAGAAATCCGCGTCCCGTCGGCTTCCAAAAATCCGTCCAGATCGCCGACGGACGCTTCAAACGCCACGTCGCGGTTCGGATCGCGGTACACGGGATTGTACATAAAGCCGCCGGGACCGGTCAATTCGTCTTCCGACGCATCGTCGCGCGCAAAAAGTGCGAACGAATTACCGCAGCGCACCGGAGCGAAAATTCCCTTTTCCGGCAGCGGGTCAGCGAACAGAACGCCGTGAGAGTTAAGCACCGTGTAATCGAACCCGTATCCGCGCAGCACTTGTTCGAGGCCGGAAGAAAACCCCATGTACGGCAGCCAAAAACCTTCCGGTACGACGCCGAAAAAGTGCCGGTGCGCCTGAACGCCGGTTTCTATCTGGGCGTTGACGGCCTCGGGCAAATCGGCGTAATGCGGCAAAAACGCGTAAGTCGCGGCGGTCGCCAGCAATTCGACGTTGCCCCGATCGGCGTAATATCTGAAAGCGCTCAGCAAATCGCGTTTATATACTTCGATAAAATCCTGACGGGTTTTACGGACCCGATCAAGGCACCGCTGCGCCTGCTTTTTGCGGCCGGTATCCGACGCGTTCCGGGTCAGTTCCTTTTCTCCGAGCACGATCGACCGGTCGAGCCAGTCCACGTATCGGTTTATAACGGCGGTATCGGAAAGCAGCGAACAGAGCGTCGGCGTAATAACCATTGAAAGCTTGAACGGAACGGCGTCCGTATCGAGCGACTCAAACATATTCAGCAGCGGAATGTACGTTTCGGAAATTGCAAGAAATAACAATTCATTCTCAGGGCGCCCGAACGAATCGCCGTCGGTACGGCGGATATAACCTTGATGGGCAACAAGCGTAATAACAAACGATTTTTTTGGCATAATATTCCCTATAATTATGAAAACGATTGGCGGTGATTCAGATAATGCGTCCGAAGCAGTTCCGGCAGTCCCGACAATTCCAAAATCGGAGAAATGCGGACTTCAGGAACGGGAGCCGAAACTTTTTCGGATACGTGCGGCAGTTCGATTTTCCGCGACGACGCGCACACCCGCAGCGGCATATTCTTGAATTCAGCAATCAAATCGACGCGCGCGATGTGTTCACCGGCGGGAAGCAGCACGTACTGCTCGCGGTCTGTCAGCGAAACCGGAATATCGAACGAATCGGAAGCTTTCGGCGCCTTTTCATCGGGAAAAAACGAAATACGCAAAAACAACGAAGAGAACGCCGCCGATTTTCTTATTGCAATCAATTCGGCTTCCTTAATATCCCAGTATACGAACGCCCACACGGGATTCCGCAGGATAACGGAAATATGCGTTTCGTTATAGGTTGACGGAAGGACGGACGCCGCACGTACGCCGGCTTTGTCCGATTCGTTTTTTAATTCAACGCCGCGGTCGCGGCGCATATCTTCAGCGAACTCAAGCAATTCACCAATTATAAAGCGCCGGCTCAAATTTTCCGGAATATCAATTCCGTATTCGTCTGCCAGCGAAATCAAGTCCGCCGACGGCAGGGTTTCAAGATACGCCCTGTTCAATATACTACATTCCATATCGTGTTTATGATGAAGAAAAATGCGGAAACTGTCAAGGGATCGGCATTCAAAAGAGAACGCAAATCCGTGCCGAGTGCAAACGATTCGATGCGCGCGCGGTTTCTGAATTTCGGCTCATTGCGGAAAGCGGCGGCTTGTATTTGACAGCCGATACCGGTATACTGTAAGTGATAAGAATATGACAGTGCGTTGCCGGCGGCAGCAGACAAAGTCCGGCGTATACCGCCGAACCGCACGGCACGGAACAGTCAGAGGAGAACCGGTTATGGATCACAAAGAAATACTTTCACGGGCGCAAGCCTATATACAAGCGGAACGGGACGAAGGTTTCGCACAGGAAGTCCGGGATTTACTGACCGCCGGAAACACGGCGGAGCTTGAAGACAGATTCTATCAGGATCTGGAATTCGGCACCGGCGGACTGCGCGGCGTTATCGGCGGCGGAACGAACCGGATGAACACGCTCGTCATAAACCGTGCGACGCAGGGGCTTGCGAATTATATTATCAAAACGTTCCCCGAAAAGGCGAAAGCGGGAACCCTTTCCGCCGTCGTCGCCTACGATTCGCGCCGCTATTCGGACGTCTTTGCAGAAGCGACCGCGCTCATTTTTGCCGCGAACGGATTCAAAACGTATCTGTTCACCGGTCTGCGCCCCACTCCCGAACTGTCGTTCGCGATCCGTACGCTCGGCTGCGATACCGGCGTCGTCGTAACGGCGTCCCACAATCCGCCCCAGTACAACGGATATAAGGCCTACTGGAACGACGGCGCGCAGGTAACCGAACCGCACGACGAAGGCATTATAGACGAAGTGAACGCCGTCGCCGCCGTAAAAACGATTTCCAAAGAAGCGGCGCTCGCATCGGGTGCGCTGACGATGATCGACAGCCTGATAGATGAAAAATACTGGGCAATGGTAAAAAGCCAGCTGTTCAGACCGGAACTTATCAAGACCAAAGCAAAAGAAGTAAAGATCGTTTACACGCCCCTGCACGGCACGGGTGCCATGCACGTTGAAAAAGTACTCGGAGACTTGGGACTCACCGTTATTACCGTTCCCGAACAGCGGCTTCCCGACGGACGCTTTCCGACGGTCGAAAAACCGAATCCCGAAGAAGCGCCGGCGCTGAAAATGTCCGTGCAGCTTGCGGAAAAAGAAAAAGCGGACGTCGTCATGGCAACCGATCCCGACGCCGACCGGTTCGGCAGCGCCGTTCCCGGTGCGGACGGAAAATTCGTCCTTATCAGCGGAAATCAGATGGGCGCACTGCTCACCGACTATATACTGCATTCCCGCAGGGAATTGGGCAAAATGCCCGCCCGCCCGGCGGTCATCCGCTCCATCGTAACTTCACCGTTTGCCGACAAAATATGCGCCGATTACGGCGTTCGCCTGGAAGAGTGTCTGACCGGCTTCAAATGGATCGCGTCGGTTATGGCCGATTTTGAAACGACCGGCCGCGCCGAGTACGTGTTCG
This sequence is a window from Treponema brennaborense DSM 12168. Protein-coding genes within it:
- a CDS encoding 3-dehydroquinate synthase — translated: MTQDTFSITYTAVHPGTDKTDIVFCGDTDSHAFADAYAPGKSAEPRLFVTDETVASLPLLKDFTAAFTQEPPRAGKTYLSGNDALLVLGAGEPYKTIESVLAIIRAALENNLQRSSVFTGIGGGVVCDMTAFAASLFKRGARLELVPTTLLAMVDAAVGGKTGCDFEAYKNMIGTFYPAARLRMYSEFIPLLPESEYRSGLAETVKTGLLYAPKLFDILERQKDAVMRRDTDVVRQLIKRCVIAKANIVEKDLTETGLRMQLNFGHTFAHALETCAGLGTVSHGDAVGWGMARALDLSHRLGLCSAEYRDEVCAVLASYGWETAPVHSALSGSGRTAAQTAAALIEAMKKDKKNTPGAIRCILQRDMNSTVVQEAAEADIAAVLGA
- a CDS encoding cysteine desulfurase family protein, which gives rise to MQNVSGYFDWAATAPADEDIIREATELSLTYFANPSSVHRAGIEAKKKLTEARERAAAVLGVRPDTVFFTSGGTEADHIPLLALLQRPSPATVLISEIEHPAIREQAQMLARCGWNIRTVKPDNRGIVTAQAVAGALTDDTVLVCIMAVNNETGAVQPVYRIADVLAARAAETGKRRAKLHVDCVQAAGKIPFNVSYKGIDSAAFSAHKIGGPRGIGALYLAQRLEPFLRGGGQEQGIRSGTENLAGAWALSRCMERYYLCEPGTSGAKRPENAAALERYDAQCEYTSAFVTALSAIPGCSIVPECRERKPAGGTENDGCYSPWVVQASFKNVPGEVMVRALAEKDFYISTGSACSARKMSRPILEAMGVPKAQAANAVRFSFGTRTRQADMDALVDAAAEIARRFAK
- a CDS encoding 1,4-alpha-glucan branching protein domain-containing protein, with the protein product MPKKSFVITLVAHQGYIRRTDGDSFGRPENELLFLAISETYIPLLNMFESLDTDAVPFKLSMVITPTLCSLLSDTAVINRYVDWLDRSIVLGEKELTRNASDTGRKKQAQRCLDRVRKTRQDFIEVYKRDLLSAFRYYADRGNVELLATAATYAFLPHYADLPEAVNAQIETGVQAHRHFFGVVPEGFWLPYMGFSSGLEQVLRGYGFDYTVLNSHGVLFADPLPEKGIFAPVRCGNSFALFARDDASEDELTGPGGFMYNPVYRDPNRDVAFEASVGDLDGFLEADGTRISSGYAYWNRNESAGGCWYDCEAAAKQAASDAKSFFAGKIGKLAAAEKLLPGHDVSLVCAFDAKILGQSWAEGVSWLEQVFRIAASQSDVRIGSYADLLTNRFDLQKLKPFMSAATGTGYGENMLDSSNGWILQYSRKACERMMYLADRFPDDTGLKARALNLAAKEVLLAQSGDWPSMLHDRLFSEYAQEQVKKNVLAFTTVYDSLGANTISTEWLTSMEQEHPLFPWMNYRVFSKKK
- a CDS encoding DUF4912 domain-containing protein is translated as MECSILNRAYLETLPSADLISLADEYGIDIPENLSRRFIIGELLEFAEDMRRDRGVELKNESDKAGVRAASVLPSTYNETHISVILRNPVWAFVYWDIKEAELIAIRKSAAFSSLFLRISFFPDEKAPKASDSFDIPVSLTDREQYVLLPAGEHIARVDLIAEFKNMPLRVCASSRKIELPHVSEKVSAPVPEVRISPILELSGLPELLRTHYLNHRQSFS
- a CDS encoding phospho-sugar mutase; its protein translation is MDHKEILSRAQAYIQAERDEGFAQEVRDLLTAGNTAELEDRFYQDLEFGTGGLRGVIGGGTNRMNTLVINRATQGLANYIIKTFPEKAKAGTLSAVVAYDSRRYSDVFAEATALIFAANGFKTYLFTGLRPTPELSFAIRTLGCDTGVVVTASHNPPQYNGYKAYWNDGAQVTEPHDEGIIDEVNAVAAVKTISKEAALASGALTMIDSLIDEKYWAMVKSQLFRPELIKTKAKEVKIVYTPLHGTGAMHVEKVLGDLGLTVITVPEQRLPDGRFPTVEKPNPEEAPALKMSVQLAEKEKADVVMATDPDADRFGSAVPGADGKFVLISGNQMGALLTDYILHSRRELGKMPARPAVIRSIVTSPFADKICADYGVRLEECLTGFKWIASVMADFETTGRAEYVFGFEESYGYNVENAVRDKDGVSAAAMCAEMTLYWRSQGKSLLQRLEELYVKYGYFEDRSISQNFPGASGGQTMKNIMAKLRSEGLTSLGGTKVVSIRDVGTSVTYDPAAPAHKTAIALPKSNVLQFFLEDGTIVSARPSGTEPKIKFYINCTVPVSGANLNAAKITADAQCNAIAAEIKTVLDAAK